A section of the Hemibagrus wyckioides isolate EC202008001 linkage group LG04, SWU_Hwy_1.0, whole genome shotgun sequence genome encodes:
- the b3gnt9 gene encoding UDP-GlcNAc:betaGal beta-1,3-N-acetylglucosaminyltransferase 9, whose product MRRVHIKGDVLCTLILLVLLCILWYAHQSLTPSWGTVRIDHVSSSSRALLGAPAKGILPPSPTCDHCEPTVQGQAKSKPQTKLKSPKRQVKSKKKDGRKKATAKPVTVPTLPQFDFEDYLRKKDQREFRLLIDQPEKCKGPKGAPYLLIAIKSVAVDFDKRQVVRHTWGTEGVAQKGMNIMTVFLLGVPHNLTALPLWDRLLAYESQMFKDILLWDFEDTFFNLTLKEIHFLQWVNSSCSDVKFIFKGDADVFVNIENILEMLSGRPAGEDLFVGDIIFHAKPIRRRNSKYFVPEFIYGQGIYPSYAGGGGFVMSGHTALRLHLACKEVELFPIDDVFLGMCLLRLGLKPSRHEGFRTFGIVRPSAAPHLQVFDPCFYRELMVVHSLNVPQIWLMWNLLHDPSLRCHTNHAHTAEPFKWIKNPHKQAETEDSHKPDYDMQVFMKH is encoded by the coding sequence ATGAGGAGAGTTCACATAAAAGGAGATGTGCTTTGCACCCTAATATTACTGGTACTACTCTGTATATTGTGGTATGCGCACCAGAGTTTAACGCCTAGCTGGGGGACGGTGCGCATCGACCATGTCTCTAGCAGTTCTAGAGCACTTCTTGGGGCACCAGCAAAAGGAATCTTGCCACCCTCTCCAACTTGTGATCATTGTGAACCTACAGTCCAGGGGCAAGCTAAATCTAAACCACAGACTAAATTAAAATCTCCAAAACGTCAAGTCAAATCAAAGAAAAAAGATGGGAGGAAGAAGGCTACAGCAAAACCTGTGACTGTACCCACTCTTCCTCAGTTTGACTTTGAGGATTACCTTCGTAAGAAAGACCAGCGGGAGTTCAGGTTGCTCATTGACCAGCCAGAGAAATGTAAAGGGCCTAAAGGTGCACCATATTTGCTGATTGCCATAAAATCAGTAGCGGTAGACTTTGACAAGCGACAGGTTGTGCGACACACCTGGGGTACAGAAGGTGTAGCCCAGAAAGGAATGAACATCATGACTGTTTTTCTTCTTGGAGTGCCCCATAATTTAACAGCGCTTCCCTTGTGGGATAGGTTGTTGGCATATGAAAGCCAAATGTTCAAGGATATTCTGCTCTGGGACTTTGAGGACACTTTCTTTAATCTGACACTTAAAGAaattcacttcctgcagtggGTCAACTCAAGCTGTTCAGACGTGAAGTTCATTTTCAAGGGTGATGCAGATGTCTTCGTGAACATTGAGAACATTCTGGAAATGCTTAGCGGCAGACCAGCTGGTGAGGACCTTTTTGTCGGAGACATTATCTTCCATGCAAAACCAATTCGGAGACGGAACAGTAAATATTTTGTGCCTGAATTTATATATGGCCAGGGCATCTATCCTTCATACGCAGGAGGCGGAGGTTTTGTCATGTCGGGCCACACTGCACTTCGGTTGCATTTGGCCTGCAAGGAAGTAGAACTCTTTCCCATAGATGACGTCTTCCTGGGAATGTGTCTGCTCAGGCTCGGTCTTAAGCCGAGCCGCCACGAGGGCTTCCGTACCTTTGGAATCGTGCGTCCATCAGCGGCACCACACCTGCAGGTGTTTGACCCATGTTTCTACCGAGAGCTGATGGTGGTGCACAGCTTGAATGTGCCACAGATCTGGCTCATGTGGAACCTCCTACATGACCCCAGCCTACGTTGTCATACTAATCATGCTCATACTGCCGAACCCTTTAAGTGGATAAAAAACCCACATAAACAAGCAGAGACTGAGGATTCTCATAAACCTGACTATGACATGCAAGTGTTTATGAAGCACTGA
- the bbs2 gene encoding Bardet-Biedl syndrome 2 protein homolog, giving the protein MLVPIFTLKLNHKINPRMVTVGKFDGVHPCLTAATQAGKVFIHNPHTRGKRQTAHRLSQSTQDSDITLLNINQAVSSLAAGTLGPNTTGDTLLVGSQTSLLAYDVHDNADIFYREVTDGANAIVLGKLGNIQSPLAIVGGNCALQGFDHEGNDQFWTVTGDNVRSMVLCDFTGDGKNELLVGSEDFDIRVFREDELVSEMAENETVTSLCHMHGSRFGYALANGTVGVYDRTARYWRIKSKNHAMSIHAFDLNGDGVVELITGWSNGKIDARSDRTGEVIFKDNFSSSVAGVVEGDYRMDGQIQLICTSVEGEVRGYLPASKELKGNLMDASVEQDLIRELSQRKQNLLLELRNYEENNKAIPGAPEGEIQMGVIPANTQLQTALSVRAATESQRAHIELSISTPNETIIRAVLIFAEGIFEGESHVVHPSAQSLSGCICVPIIPPKDIPVDLHIKAFVGGRSSTQFHVFEITRQLPRFSMYDLQVDPSTPHPKGRVTFSINDRPQRVVMWLNQNFLLPEGINSPNVTFTALRGEGLLSISMHSSGEITLNTDDIDLAGDLVQSLATFLAIEDLQAEADFPAYFEELRVTLTEVDEFHSVHQKLTAAMADHSSHIRNMLVQAEDARLMGDLKTTKKRYIELYDLNRDLINEYKIRSNNHNALLTRLKAVNQAIQRAGRLRVGKPKNQVITACREAIKNNNINALFKIMRAGTASS; this is encoded by the exons ATGTTGGTCCCAATCTTCACCCTAAAGCTGAACCATAAGATTAACCCACGGATGGTGACTGTGGGGAAATTTGATGGCGTTCATCCATGCTTGACTGCAGCAACACAAGCAGGCAAG GTATTCATCCACAACCCTCACACTCGAGGGAAAAGGCAAACAGCTCATCGGTTGAGTCAGAGTACCCAAGACTCCGACATCACCTTGCTCAATATTAACCAGGCTGTAAGCTCTCTGGCAGCCGGTACTTTGGGTCCCAATACGACAGGGGACACACTCCTGGTGGGGTCCCAAACCAGTCTACTAGCTTATGATGTACATGACAATGCTGACATATTCTACAGGGAG GTGACGGATGGGGCCAATGCCATTGTTTTGGGAAAATTGGGGAACATTCAGTCTCCCCTTGCCATTGTTGGAGGAAACTGTGCACTTCAAGGCTTTGACCATGAGGGGAATGATCAGTTCTGGACA GTGACGGGCGATAACGTGAGATCAATGGTGCTGTGTGACTTTACAGGTGATGGGAAGAATGAG CTTCTTGTGGGATCAGAAGATTTTGACATCAGGGTATTTAGAGAAGATGAGCTGGTGTCTGAGATGGCAGAGAATGAG ACTGTAACATCACTGTGTCACATGCACGGCAGCAGATTTGGCTATGCTTTGGCCAATGGAACAGTAGGAGTGTATGACCGTACAGCTCGCTACTGGAGAATTAAG TCAAAAAATCATGCAATGAGTATCCATGCTTTTGACCTGAATGGGGATGGAGTTGTAGAACTCATAACTGGCTGGTCTAATGGAAAG ATTGATGCTCGTAGTGACCGAACTGGTGAAGTGATCTTCAAGGACAACTTTTCTTCATCGGTGGCTGGTGTGGTAGAGGGAGACTATCGCATGGATGGACAGATTCAACTTATTTGCACCTCTGTGGAGGGAGAAG TGCGTGGCTACCTTCCAGCCAGTAAGGAGCTGAAGGGGAATCTTATGGATGCAAGTGTGGAACAAGACCTCATTAGAGAGTTGAGCCAGCGCAAACAGAACCTGTTACTAGAACTCCGGAACTATGAAGAAAATAACAAG GCTATTCCTGGTGCCCCAGAAGGGGAAATTCAGATGGGTGTCATTCCTGCCAACACTCAGCTCCAGACGGCCTTGAGTGTCCGAGCAGCCACTGAGAGCCAGAGAGCCCACATAGAGCTCAGCATTTCTACACCAAATG aGACCATCATTCGTGCTGTGCTGATTTTTGCTGAGGGCATTTTTGAGGGGGAGAGTCATGTGGTGCACCCGAGTGCTCAGTCCCTGTCTGGCTGCATCTGTGTTCCCATAATTCCTCCTAAAGACATTCCAGTAGATCTGCACATTAAGGCATTTGTGGGCGGAAGGTCAAG TACACAGTTTCACGTGTTTGAGATAACTCGTCAGCTGCCTCGCTTCTCCATGTACGACCTTCAAGTTGATCCCTCAACCCCTCATCCAAAAGGAAGAGTTACATTCAGTATCAATGACAGGCCACAAAGG GTTGTCATGTGGCTGAACCAGAACTTTCTACTACCTGAAGGCATCAACAGCCCAAATGTCACATTCACAGCACTGCGCGGAGAAGGACTGCTGTCTATTAGCATGCACTCCAGTggcgag ATAACACTAAATACAGATGACATCGACCTGGCAGGAGATCTGGTCCAATCACTGGCTACTTTCCTGGCAATAGAAGATTTGCAGGCAGAGGCTGATTTTCCTGCCTACTTTGAAGAGCTTCGAGTCACTCTCACAGAG GTGGATGAGTTCCATTCAGTGCATCAGAAGTTGACAGCAGCCATGGCAGATCACTCCAGCCACATCAGGAACATGCTGGTGCAGGCAGAAGACGCCAGGCTTATGGGGGACTT AAAAACGACGAAGAAGCGTTATATTGAGCTATACGACCTCAACCGAGATCTGATCAACGAATATAAAATTCGCTCCAACAACCACAATGCTTTGTTGACCCGCCTTAAGGCTGTGAACCAAGCCATTCAGAGAGCTGGCAGGCTGAGAG TTGGAAAACCAAAAAACCAGGTCATCACTGCCTGCAGGGAAGCcatcaaaaacaacaacataaatgcCCTTTTTAAGATCATGCGAGCAGGGACTGCCTCCTCATGA